The proteins below come from a single Stutzerimonas stutzeri RCH2 genomic window:
- a CDS encoding CmpA/NrtA family ABC transporter substrate-binding protein: MTDKPNNDQPSSVTLASRRSFLKQSIIAASGVALFGGMSLGMRSAAWAAGGDVETSKAKLGFIALTDAAPLFVAAEKGLFAKYGMTEVEVLKQSSWGTTRDNLVLGSAKNGIDGAHILTPMPYLISAGIVTPNNQPVAMSILARLNLAGQCISVGEEYRDLKIGLDSTPFKAALEAKKASGKKVSAAMTFPGGTHDLWMRYWLAAGGIDPNADINTIVVPPAQMVANMKVGSMDTFCVCEPWNAQLINQKIGYTANTTGELWHNHPEKAFALRSDYVATNPNAAKALTMAIMEAQQFCEKAENKEEVAKICSQRKWIGAPYKDIVDRMKGNFAYGTGKVIENHPEQMRYWDDHASYPFQSHDLWFLTENKRWGYLPTDFDSQALIAKVNREDIWRAAAGELNLPAELIPTSTSRGVEKFFDGKVFDPENPQAYLDSLTIKAMA; this comes from the coding sequence ATGACCGACAAGCCGAACAACGACCAGCCCAGCAGCGTAACGCTGGCCTCGCGCCGCAGCTTTCTCAAGCAATCGATCATCGCCGCCAGCGGCGTCGCCCTGTTCGGCGGCATGTCCCTGGGAATGCGTTCGGCCGCCTGGGCGGCGGGCGGTGACGTGGAAACCAGCAAGGCCAAGCTCGGCTTTATCGCCCTGACCGACGCCGCACCGTTGTTCGTCGCCGCCGAGAAGGGCCTTTTCGCCAAGTACGGAATGACCGAAGTCGAAGTACTCAAGCAGTCGTCCTGGGGCACCACCCGCGACAACCTGGTGCTCGGTTCGGCGAAGAACGGCATCGATGGCGCGCACATCCTCACGCCGATGCCCTACCTGATCAGTGCCGGCATCGTCACGCCGAACAACCAGCCGGTGGCCATGTCGATCCTCGCGCGGCTGAACCTGGCCGGCCAGTGCATTTCGGTCGGCGAGGAATATCGCGACCTGAAGATCGGCCTCGACAGCACACCGTTCAAAGCCGCACTGGAAGCGAAGAAGGCCAGCGGCAAGAAAGTCAGCGCAGCAATGACCTTTCCCGGCGGCACCCATGACCTGTGGATGCGCTACTGGCTGGCGGCCGGTGGCATCGACCCGAATGCCGACATCAACACCATCGTCGTGCCGCCAGCGCAGATGGTCGCCAACATGAAGGTCGGCAGCATGGACACCTTCTGCGTCTGCGAGCCTTGGAACGCGCAGCTGATCAACCAGAAGATCGGCTACACCGCCAACACCACCGGCGAGCTGTGGCACAACCACCCGGAAAAGGCCTTTGCCCTGCGCAGCGACTACGTGGCGACCAACCCCAACGCGGCCAAGGCGCTGACCATGGCGATCATGGAAGCCCAGCAGTTCTGCGAGAAGGCCGAGAACAAGGAGGAAGTGGCGAAGATCTGCTCGCAGCGCAAGTGGATCGGCGCGCCCTACAAGGACATCGTCGACCGCATGAAGGGCAACTTCGCCTACGGCACCGGCAAAGTCATCGAGAACCATCCCGAGCAGATGCGCTACTGGGACGACCACGCGTCCTATCCGTTCCAGAGCCACGACCTCTGGTTCCTCACCGAGAACAAGCGCTGGGGCTACCTGCCAACGGACTTCGACAGCCAGGCGTTGATCGCCAAGGTCAACCGCGAAGACATCTGGCGTGCCGCCGCCGGCGAGCTGAACTTGCCCGCTGAGCTGATACCGACCTCCACCTCCCGCGGCGTGGAGAAGTTCTTCGACGGCAAGGTCTTCGACCCCGAGAACCCGCAAGCCTACCTGGACAGCCTGACCATCAAGGCCATGGCCTGA
- the ntrB gene encoding nitrate ABC transporter permease, whose translation MNANVKLQPASAEPVSIVRPSRLAALARRSGRYAVQQLVPPLVILLVLGVIWEMLCSGADAALPPPSQVVAETWELIIDPFYDNGGNDVGLAWQLLASLQRVAVGYLLAVVAGVGLGVLIGQSDWAMRGLDPIFQVLRTVPPLAWLPLSLAGFQDSHPSALFVIFITAIWPIIINTAVGIRNIPQDYRNVAQVLQLNGFEYFKTIMLPAAAPYIFTGLRIGVGLSWLAIIAAEMLIGGVGIGFFIWDAWNASRISDIILALVYIGVVGFVLDRLVAFVGQRITRGIPAN comes from the coding sequence ATGAATGCCAACGTCAAACTGCAGCCCGCCAGCGCCGAGCCGGTGTCCATCGTCCGCCCTTCCCGCCTCGCCGCACTGGCTCGGCGCAGCGGCCGCTACGCTGTGCAGCAGCTGGTGCCACCGCTGGTGATCCTGCTGGTGCTCGGGGTGATCTGGGAGATGCTCTGCTCCGGCGCGGACGCCGCGCTGCCGCCGCCCTCGCAGGTGGTCGCGGAAACCTGGGAGCTGATCATCGATCCGTTCTACGACAATGGCGGCAATGACGTGGGCCTGGCCTGGCAACTGCTGGCGAGCCTGCAGCGGGTGGCGGTGGGTTATCTGCTGGCGGTGGTCGCTGGGGTCGGCCTCGGCGTGCTGATTGGCCAGTCGGACTGGGCCATGCGCGGCCTCGATCCGATCTTCCAGGTGCTGCGCACCGTGCCGCCACTGGCCTGGCTGCCGCTGTCGCTGGCGGGTTTCCAGGACAGCCATCCCTCGGCGCTGTTCGTCATCTTCATCACCGCGATCTGGCCGATCATCATCAATACCGCAGTGGGCATCCGCAACATCCCGCAAGACTACCGCAACGTCGCTCAGGTGCTGCAGCTCAACGGTTTCGAGTACTTCAAGACCATCATGCTGCCGGCCGCCGCGCCGTACATCTTCACCGGCCTACGCATCGGCGTCGGCCTGTCGTGGCTGGCGATCATCGCCGCGGAGATGCTCATCGGCGGCGTCGGCATCGGGTTCTTCATCTGGGATGCGTGGAACGCCTCGCGCATCAGCGACATCATCCTCGCGCTCGTCTACATCGGCGTGGTCGGCTTCGTGCTCGATCGCCTGGTGGCCTTCGTCGGCCAGCGCATCACCCGCGGCATTCCGGCCAACTGA